Proteins from one Isosphaeraceae bacterium EP7 genomic window:
- a CDS encoding tetratricopeptide repeat protein, whose protein sequence is MAMTLPDGSPLIVHDGVLAEARPGGRLVLWVRGEDRAGYRAWERIATAAGAPAEGAGGIRSVAASSWRAQQRQRGGLMGAIRSLTGSGAAGDWTLPGGGEVESLGTLARGLRLAWLPGQPGVADRPRLAALWPRSAGIRPLGPSLFLVEEAEESRPPAGAAPTPPRREDAVGLAEQALAGAAGSGDRRKALAAASDLGLTLVYAGDAARASEVLGSALGEAEGMGDAALIDDLAGNLAYADLIRGRPADAARRLEPLALRARAAGDGYGEKMALDRLARARFDLGDRAGGLTLLGRPIALAARLGDLKHEADLLWLAAIHLADLGHMAEAAAAGGSAVDRLRRLGDPAAAWYAHHLANFGPTVATPVQPTNPRTAASGTLRLAISAAKSMAAFVGSGFKVAPQEVYHARLAACAGCEHHTGLRCRVCGCITAAKARLGHERCPAGRW, encoded by the coding sequence ATGGCCATGACGCTCCCCGACGGCAGCCCGCTCATCGTGCACGACGGAGTCCTCGCCGAGGCCCGGCCCGGCGGCCGCCTGGTCCTCTGGGTCCGCGGCGAGGATCGAGCGGGGTACCGCGCCTGGGAGCGGATCGCCACGGCCGCCGGGGCCCCGGCCGAGGGGGCCGGCGGGATCCGGTCCGTGGCGGCATCGTCGTGGCGGGCCCAGCAGCGGCAGCGCGGAGGGCTGATGGGCGCGATCCGGTCCCTCACGGGGTCCGGGGCGGCGGGGGACTGGACCCTGCCCGGCGGGGGCGAGGTCGAGTCGCTCGGGACCCTCGCGCGCGGCCTGCGGCTGGCGTGGCTCCCAGGCCAGCCGGGCGTCGCCGATCGGCCCCGCCTCGCGGCGCTCTGGCCCCGCTCGGCCGGGATCCGCCCCCTCGGCCCGTCCCTGTTCCTGGTCGAGGAGGCCGAGGAGTCGCGCCCTCCGGCGGGGGCGGCCCCGACCCCGCCGCGACGGGAGGATGCCGTCGGGCTCGCCGAGCAGGCCCTCGCCGGGGCCGCCGGATCGGGCGACCGCCGCAAGGCCCTCGCGGCGGCCTCGGACCTGGGCCTGACGCTCGTCTACGCGGGCGACGCGGCCAGGGCCTCGGAGGTCCTGGGATCCGCGCTCGGCGAGGCCGAGGGGATGGGCGACGCGGCCCTGATCGACGACCTCGCGGGCAACCTGGCCTACGCTGACCTCATCCGGGGGAGGCCGGCCGACGCCGCGCGGAGGCTCGAGCCGCTGGCCCTCCGCGCCCGCGCGGCAGGGGACGGTTACGGCGAGAAGATGGCCCTGGACCGGCTGGCCCGGGCCCGCTTCGATCTGGGCGACCGGGCCGGCGGCCTGACGCTCCTGGGGCGGCCGATCGCCCTGGCGGCGCGGCTGGGCGACCTGAAGCACGAGGCGGACCTGCTCTGGCTGGCGGCGATCCACCTGGCCGACCTGGGACACATGGCCGAGGCGGCCGCCGCGGGAGGTTCCGCCGTCGATCGGCTGCGGCGGCTGGGCGACCCGGCGGCGGCCTGGTACGCGCACCACCTGGCCAACTTCGGGCCGACGGTCGCAACACCTGTGCAACCCACGAATCCGCGGACTGCCGCGTCGGGGACCTTGCGGCTGGCGATCTCGGCGGCGAAGTCGATGGCGGCCTTCGTCGGGTCGGGATTCAAGGTCGCCCCCCAGGAGGTCTACCACGCCCGGCTGGCGGCCTGCGCCGGCTGCGAGCACCACACGGGGCTGCGCTGCCGCGTCTGCGGCTGCATCACCGCGGCCAAGGCGAGGCTCGGCCACGAGCGATGCCCGGCGGGGAGGTGGTGA
- a CDS encoding glycosyltransferase encodes MTPFSPTAAESELASVIVPCFNQRAYTRQCLAALARHTRRPWELIVVDNGSDDGTAEYLEGVVDMAGVPVTVIRNAANLGFPAACNQGIAAARGAYLVLLNNDAVVTDGWLDQLIGLAKADPAIGLAGPMSNDASPPQLVEDVPYDDLEEMHEFAARFRAEHRGTWLTTGKLSGFCLLIRRAVVDAIGGLDERFGLGLFDDDDLCLRARRAGFEPAVACDLFVHHFGGRTFAGAGIDPGRLLGANRAAFESKWGDLAPAGRIVPLRAWGATRSDEGLPAGDPRRPRVSLTMIVRDEEDNLPACLASAAGLFDEVVVVDTGSRDRTRELAEAAGARVVEFAWVDDFAAARNVALEHATGDYAFWLDADDRVEPAEHARLKKLLSGLKHGDEAAYVVKCSCDPDPKKGGETVVDHVRLFPRLPGVRWTYRVHEQILPSLRRAGVPVRWTDVTVRHVGYAEPGLRSCKLDRDERILRRELAERPGDPFVLFNLGGIAVEREDWDESIGLLRKSLAGSAPSDSITRKLYALIARAHQRNGEPELALAACAEGLDAVPDDAELLFRRAVLHKFAGSPAEAEADWARILRLRRPEEFASVDPGIYGHLTRRNLALLAEERGDRAAAATRWREVLGEVPGDGEARAALARLAWDPPALDAADWLQAGSSRKVVPMRGPGDFDPYFGIAEAWVRALDARVVVELGGRAGSSARALLAGVHATGGRLWGVDPEDNYGIADPSFTYLRADAAGEWASIDLLHVDTDPHTEARTRRWFDLYASKCRAIALHDAHHPDSGVGAAVRAFLASGPDSWAVFEYRGNPSGWTILVRTGDPSLSGPALP; translated from the coding sequence GTGACTCCTTTCTCCCCCACCGCCGCCGAGTCCGAGCTGGCCTCGGTGATCGTCCCCTGCTTCAACCAGCGGGCCTACACCCGCCAGTGCCTGGCCGCCCTGGCCCGCCACACCCGGAGGCCCTGGGAGCTGATCGTCGTCGACAACGGCTCCGACGACGGCACGGCCGAGTACCTCGAGGGGGTCGTCGACATGGCGGGCGTGCCCGTCACGGTGATCCGCAACGCGGCCAACCTCGGCTTCCCGGCGGCGTGCAACCAGGGGATCGCCGCGGCTCGCGGGGCCTACCTCGTGCTGCTCAACAACGACGCGGTCGTCACCGACGGCTGGCTCGACCAGCTCATCGGCCTGGCGAAGGCGGATCCGGCGATCGGGCTGGCCGGGCCGATGTCCAACGACGCCAGCCCGCCTCAGCTCGTCGAGGACGTCCCCTACGACGACCTCGAGGAGATGCACGAGTTCGCCGCCCGGTTCCGCGCCGAGCATCGGGGCACGTGGCTGACGACCGGGAAGCTCTCGGGCTTCTGCCTGCTGATCCGCCGCGCGGTGGTCGACGCGATCGGCGGGCTGGACGAGCGATTCGGCTTGGGGCTCTTCGACGACGATGACCTCTGCCTGCGGGCCCGACGCGCGGGATTCGAGCCGGCGGTGGCGTGCGACCTGTTCGTGCACCATTTCGGCGGACGGACGTTCGCCGGGGCGGGGATCGACCCCGGGCGGCTCCTGGGCGCCAATCGCGCGGCGTTCGAGTCCAAGTGGGGCGACCTGGCCCCCGCGGGGCGGATCGTGCCGCTGAGGGCGTGGGGGGCGACGCGGTCGGACGAGGGGCTCCCGGCCGGCGACCCTCGGCGGCCGCGGGTGAGCCTGACGATGATCGTGCGCGACGAGGAGGACAATCTGCCGGCGTGCCTGGCCTCCGCCGCCGGCCTCTTCGACGAGGTCGTCGTCGTCGACACCGGCTCGAGGGACCGCACCCGCGAGCTGGCCGAGGCGGCAGGCGCCCGGGTTGTCGAGTTCGCCTGGGTCGACGACTTCGCCGCGGCGCGCAACGTCGCGCTGGAGCACGCCACCGGCGATTACGCCTTCTGGCTCGACGCCGACGACCGCGTCGAGCCGGCCGAGCACGCCCGGTTGAAGAAGCTGCTCTCGGGCCTGAAGCACGGCGACGAGGCGGCCTACGTCGTCAAGTGCTCGTGCGACCCCGACCCGAAGAAGGGGGGGGAGACGGTCGTCGACCACGTGCGGCTGTTCCCGAGACTGCCGGGCGTGCGCTGGACCTACCGAGTGCACGAGCAGATCCTGCCGTCGTTGCGGCGGGCCGGGGTCCCGGTGCGGTGGACCGACGTGACGGTGCGGCACGTCGGCTACGCCGAGCCGGGGCTGCGCTCCTGCAAGCTCGACCGCGACGAGCGGATCCTGCGGCGCGAGCTGGCCGAGCGGCCCGGCGATCCGTTCGTCCTCTTCAACCTGGGCGGAATCGCCGTCGAGCGCGAGGATTGGGACGAGTCGATCGGTCTGCTCCGAAAAAGCTTGGCCGGCTCGGCGCCATCGGACTCGATCACGCGCAAGCTGTACGCGCTGATCGCCCGGGCGCACCAGCGGAACGGCGAGCCCGAGCTGGCCCTGGCCGCGTGCGCCGAGGGGCTCGACGCGGTGCCCGACGACGCCGAGCTGCTGTTCCGCCGCGCCGTGCTGCATAAGTTCGCCGGGTCCCCGGCCGAGGCGGAGGCCGATTGGGCGCGGATCCTCCGGCTACGCCGGCCCGAGGAGTTCGCCAGCGTGGACCCGGGCATTTACGGCCACCTGACCCGGCGCAACCTGGCGCTGCTGGCCGAGGAGCGGGGCGACCGGGCCGCGGCGGCCACCCGGTGGCGCGAGGTCCTGGGGGAGGTCCCCGGCGACGGCGAGGCCCGCGCGGCCCTGGCGCGGCTGGCCTGGGACCCGCCGGCCCTCGACGCGGCGGACTGGCTCCAGGCCGGGTCATCCCGCAAGGTCGTGCCGATGCGCGGGCCGGGGGACTTCGACCCCTACTTCGGGATCGCCGAGGCCTGGGTCCGCGCCCTGGACGCGAGGGTCGTCGTCGAGCTGGGGGGGCGCGCCGGCTCCAGCGCCAGGGCCCTGCTGGCCGGGGTGCACGCCACCGGCGGGCGGCTCTGGGGGGTGGACCCGGAGGACAATTACGGCATCGCCGACCCGTCGTTCACCTACCTGCGTGCCGACGCGGCGGGGGAGTGGGCCTCGATCGACCTGCTGCACGTGGACACCGACCCGCACACCGAGGCCCGGACCCGGCGGTGGTTCGACCTGTACGCGTCGAAGTGCCGGGCGATCGCGCTGCACGACGCGCACCACCCGGACTCCGGGGTGGGGGCGGCGGTGCGGGCGTTCCTCGCCTCCGGCCCCGACTCGTGGGCGGTGTTCGAATACCGCGGCAACCCGTCGGGCTGGACCATCCTGGTCCGTACCGGTGACCCCAGCCTGTCGGGCCCGGCCCTGCCGTGA
- a CDS encoding DUF1883 domain-containing protein: MDFLHADYYLQTGDAAVVTLDRQANVLLLDDINYSAYRRGDSYHYYGGLAKRSPCRVIAPHSGHWHVVVDLGGNGGSVRAGISFSKN, translated from the coding sequence ATGGATTTTTTACACGCGGACTATTACCTCCAAACCGGCGACGCGGCTGTCGTTACTCTCGACCGGCAGGCGAACGTCCTTCTCCTCGACGACATCAACTATTCGGCTTATCGCCGTGGAGATTCCTATCACTACTACGGCGGCCTTGCGAAGCGATCGCCCTGCCGTGTCATCGCTCCGCATTCGGGTCACTGGCACGTCGTAGTAGACCTCGGCGGCAATGGCGGGAGCGTCCGAGCGGGTATTTCCTTCTCGAAGAACTGA
- a CDS encoding sigma factor: MPQDASSGTDDESLVLRMMDGDDDALRLFIDVHEPTIRGALKKRYRGVLADPEIDEAMNWAAFKVYRSIGDFDVNRSTLRSWFYVIAIRVAQDILKCENRNRYQALDDAFGEEAAIRQDGVDGHADGSLKQTRELLVAIDQVLTPGEHRVMMADLAAGGEANPARLAAEMASTVRSVHALRSKGRSKIREYMIERGHVQNPQRSRR; encoded by the coding sequence ATGCCGCAGGACGCTTCGTCCGGAACCGACGATGAATCGCTCGTCCTTCGCATGATGGACGGCGATGATGACGCTCTGCGCCTATTCATCGATGTCCATGAGCCAACGATCCGTGGGGCTCTGAAGAAGAGATACCGGGGAGTCCTAGCCGATCCTGAAATCGATGAGGCGATGAATTGGGCCGCATTCAAGGTGTATCGCTCGATCGGCGATTTCGACGTAAATAGATCAACTCTAAGGTCTTGGTTTTACGTGATCGCCATTCGAGTTGCACAGGACATCCTCAAGTGCGAGAACCGAAACCGGTATCAAGCCCTCGACGATGCGTTCGGTGAGGAGGCGGCCATACGGCAGGATGGTGTCGATGGGCATGCCGACGGCTCTCTCAAGCAGACGCGGGAGCTTCTCGTGGCGATCGATCAGGTGCTGACGCCCGGCGAACATCGCGTGATGATGGCCGACCTCGCGGCCGGTGGTGAGGCGAATCCCGCTCGCCTGGCCGCCGAGATGGCCAGCACCGTGCGTTCCGTCCATGCACTGAGGAGTAAAGGACGAAGTAAGATTCGGGAGTACATGATTGAACGTGGCCACGTTCAGAATCCGCAAAGGAGTAGGAGATGA
- a CDS encoding recombinase family protein, whose translation MAQGHRPRATVARHPVHRQARQAGARNPAVVAHLKKAGVRFVACDNPFANELTIDILVAVAADEARRIATRTREALAAYKADGRVSKRIKALHPNGVPASVVEATAGKLGAELPQCRNLTQEARETGARAAGVAHRRNAEEAYRDIAGWMAELRGEGLSQAAIAQRLNDEGHTTRGGKAWGQVQVGRVLKRAGEEGTGANGSLGR comes from the coding sequence ATTGCTCAGGGCCATCGCCCACGCGCGACGGTCGCGCGCCACCCTGTGCATCGCCAAGCTCGACAGGCTGGCGCGCGCAACCCCGCCGTCGTCGCCCACCTCAAGAAGGCGGGCGTCCGATTCGTCGCGTGCGACAATCCCTTCGCCAACGAGCTGACGATTGACATCCTCGTCGCCGTCGCCGCCGACGAGGCCAGGAGGATTGCGACGAGGACCAGGGAGGCGCTGGCCGCCTACAAGGCAGACGGGCGGGTCTCCAAGCGGATCAAGGCCCTCCACCCCAATGGGGTGCCGGCGTCGGTCGTCGAGGCCACCGCGGGGAAGCTCGGGGCCGAGCTGCCGCAGTGCCGCAACCTCACCCAGGAGGCGCGCGAGACGGGGGCACGCGCCGCGGGGGTGGCCCACCGCAGAAACGCCGAGGAGGCGTATCGCGACATCGCCGGCTGGATGGCCGAGCTGCGGGGCGAAGGCCTCAGCCAGGCCGCCATCGCGCAGCGACTCAACGACGAGGGGCACACGACGCGAGGTGGCAAGGCGTGGGGTCAGGTCCAGGTCGGAAGGGTCCTCAAGCGAGCGGGGGAGGAAGGGACCGGAGCGAACGGATCATTGGGACGCTGA
- a CDS encoding replication initiator protein A translates to MDQPALPWFGPQERPQNEAIPVGRDELNLAEFPICLLGDRVPRGLKTLEFEDTVYDRQAGTRVTRRLTVTGSDRYGLPTASDDEILVALIQLTRLRDFADRHVEFTRGEIIAMMGWNEGGDSYVRVEESLNRWVGVTLYYDKAWWDRAAQAWVDAKFHMLESVFLVKPGDRKRAAARREPTSSRFSWNEVVFASFRAENLKRLDVAVYFALRSSVARRMYRFLDKRFYLRARWEFDLADFAREHVGLSRNYAPSKLKEKLASAIEELEAIGFLAPMGTAGRYPKAGRGSWSIVLERGDAACDPRSPSPAARGTDLERELVARGVRPPKATELAAGPHAGRVRSKLEAFDRLAAVKDRRIARNPAGYLVKSIEDDYAPPAGFGPPPGLAAAASESPPRDSGAELRRAEMAQECAIRARIAAHWEALPPADRERLDAEALSLAEASLAESYRGMKATRNPAAAGLMKVIRDVHIRKELGLPAPAGDAE, encoded by the coding sequence ATGGATCAGCCGGCCCTCCCCTGGTTCGGACCGCAAGAACGCCCGCAAAACGAGGCCATTCCGGTCGGCCGCGACGAGCTCAATCTCGCGGAGTTCCCGATCTGCCTGCTGGGCGACCGCGTGCCCCGCGGACTCAAGACCCTCGAGTTCGAAGATACCGTATACGACCGCCAGGCCGGGACGCGGGTCACGCGCAGGCTGACCGTCACCGGCAGCGACCGCTACGGGCTGCCGACGGCCTCCGACGACGAGATCCTCGTCGCCTTGATCCAGCTCACCAGGCTCAGGGATTTCGCCGACCGCCACGTCGAGTTCACGCGGGGCGAGATCATCGCGATGATGGGGTGGAACGAGGGGGGGGACAGCTACGTCCGCGTCGAGGAGTCCCTCAACCGCTGGGTGGGGGTCACGCTCTACTACGACAAGGCGTGGTGGGACCGGGCGGCGCAGGCCTGGGTCGACGCCAAGTTCCACATGCTCGAGAGCGTCTTCCTGGTGAAGCCGGGCGACAGGAAGCGGGCCGCCGCCCGCCGGGAGCCGACATCGTCGCGGTTCTCCTGGAACGAGGTCGTCTTCGCCAGCTTCCGGGCGGAGAACCTCAAGCGGCTCGACGTCGCCGTCTACTTCGCGCTGCGCAGCTCCGTGGCCAGGCGGATGTACCGCTTCCTCGACAAGCGGTTCTACCTGCGGGCCCGCTGGGAATTCGACCTCGCGGACTTCGCCCGCGAGCACGTCGGCCTCAGCCGCAATTACGCCCCCTCCAAGCTCAAGGAGAAGCTCGCATCCGCGATCGAGGAGCTCGAGGCGATCGGATTCCTGGCTCCCATGGGCACTGCCGGCCGGTACCCCAAGGCAGGACGTGGAAGCTGGAGCATCGTCCTCGAGCGTGGGGATGCCGCATGCGACCCGAGGTCTCCGTCACCCGCGGCCCGCGGAACCGACCTCGAGCGCGAGTTGGTCGCCCGCGGCGTCCGGCCCCCCAAGGCGACGGAGCTGGCCGCCGGGCCCCATGCTGGCCGGGTCCGGTCCAAGCTCGAGGCCTTCGACCGCCTGGCCGCGGTGAAGGACCGGCGCATCGCCAGGAACCCGGCCGGCTACCTGGTGAAGTCGATCGAGGATGACTACGCGCCCCCCGCGGGATTCGGGCCGCCGCCCGGCCTGGCGGCTGCGGCGAGCGAGTCGCCGCCGCGGGATTCGGGGGCCGAGCTTCGCCGGGCCGAGATGGCGCAAGAGTGTGCGATCCGGGCGAGAATCGCGGCCCATTGGGAGGCCCTCCCCCCCGCCGACCGGGAGCGGCTCGACGCCGAGGCCCTCTCGCTGGCCGAGGCCTCCCTGGCCGAGTCGTACCGGGGGATGAAGGCGACGAGGAACCCGGCCGCGGCGGGCCTGATGAAGGTGATCCGCGACGTCCACATCCGCAAGGAACTCGGCCTACCGGCGCCCGCGGGGGATGCCGAATGA